A region of the Myxococcus stipitatus DSM 14675 genome:
GCTGGCGGCGCAAGGGTTCGACCTGTTCGTCGGGCGCAAGCTGTTCAAGGTCTTCCGCCGTCTGGGGTTGAGGGACGTGCGGGTTCACGTGGTTCCCCAGTACATCGTCGCGGGCGTCGCGGACGGCCGCTTCCTGGACGACTGGCGCACGCGCTTCGCCGCCCTGGCTCCCGCGGTCGCTCCAGCGTTCGGTTCTCGGGTTGCCTACGAGGCGTTCTGCGACGCCTACCTGCGAATGCTCGAGGATCCAGATACGCTCAAGTATTCGGTGCTCGTCATCACCGAGGGAGTGCGTGCTTGAGCGCGGCAACAGCAACCGAGCTGATGGGAGGTTCCGAGCCTCCAGACAATGCCCCCGAGGTCAGTGTCCGCACGACGTCGACCCTGCTGTTGTACTTCGAACGCACCTACGGCGTGGAGCGGCTCAAGGCGCTGTGGGCGCGCCACGACGTGCCGCTCTCGCTCGAGTACCTGCGCACGCACGCCAACTACATCTCGCTGCGGTTCCTGGAGCGGCTGGCCACGCTGCTGATGGAGGCCTCCGGGGACGCGCGCTTCATGCGCAACGCGGGACTCTTCCTGGCGACGCCGGAGGCGATGGGCTTCGCGTACTACCTGCTGCGCGCCTTTGGCTCGCCGCGCATGTGCTACCTGAAGACCATCGAGCTGGCGCCCAGCTACAACCGCGTGGGCAACTTCCACGTGGAGCAACTGGAGCAGAAGCGGCTGGTGCTCACGTACTCGAGCAAGATTCCCGAGACGGGCCGCGACATCTGCGAGCTGCGCATGGGGCAGTTCGCCTCCATCCCCACCATCTGGGGGCTTCCTCCCGCGGAGGTGCGCGAGTCCGAGTGCCAGGTGCTGGGCGCGTCCGTGTGCCGCTACCACCTGACGTGGACGGACCCGCTGACGCAGTGGGGGCATCACCTGGGCCTGTTCCTGGGCACGGTGGGGGGGCTCGTCGCGGGCTCGCTGGGCCTGGCGCATCCCATCTTCGGCGCGGTGTCGCTGGCGATGGCGGGCTTCGCCGTCGGCGGCTGGTGGGATGGCCGCCGGGAGCTGCGAGGCAAGGACGAGGCGCTGCGCTCGCAGAACCAGGCCGTCATGGGCTCGCTGATGGAGCTCCAGCAGCGCTACGACGAAATCTTCCGCGCCAACGTGGCCCTCGAGGACCGGGTGGCCGAGCGCACCCAGGCGCTCAAGGAGTCCAACAGCAAGCTGGAGGAGTCGCTCGCCCGTCAGCAGGAGCTGGACCGGCTCAAGAGCGAGTTCTTCGACAACGTCAGCCACGAGCTGCGCACGCCCCTCACGCTCATCCTGCTCACGCTGGAGTCCCTGGAGCGACGGGGCGCGGAGGACAGCTCTCCGGAGGTCGTCCTCCAGCACGTGGCCACCATGGAGCGCAGCGCGCAGCGCCTGCTGCGGCTCATCAACAACCTGCTGGACCTGGCGCAGATGGAGTCGGGCAAGGCGCGCCTGCGCTATGCGCCCCTGGAGCTGTTCGGCTTCTTGAGCACCGTGCTGCCGCCGTTCCTCACGATGGCGGAGCGCCAGGGTGTCTCCCTCAGGCTGGAGGGCGCCGCGGTGGCGACGGTCGAGGTGGACCACGAGCGCATGGACATCGTGTTCCAGAACCTGCTGTCCAACGCGCTGAAGTTCACCCAGACGGGCGGGGTGACGGTGCGCGTGTCGGAGACGGAGCACGAGGTGCTGGTGGACGTGGAGGACACGGGCCAGGGCATCTCCGCGCAGGACACGAAGGTCATCTTCGACCGCTTCGCGCAGGCGGACAACAGCGGCACCCGCCGCTTCGGCGGCACGGGCATCGGCCTGGCGCTGGTGAAGGAGACGCTGGAGCTGCACGAGGGCGGCATCTCCGTGACGAGCGAGCTGGGCAAGGGCTCCACCTTCCACGTGCGGCTGCCCAAGGGGCGCGCGCACATCCGCGAGGAGCTGCGCGAGCGCCGCCGCGCGGAGATGCCCGTGCGCCGCGAGCGCCGCGGCTCGGGCTCCTTCCCCACGGTGGACTCGGGCGGGGCGGAGAGTGGACGTCCCTCGGTCAGCACCGTGGCCAGGGACCATGCGGGGCCTGGGCCGGAGTCTCCGCGCATCCTCGTGGTGGAGGATGACCCCGAGATTCGGGGCTACATCGCGGGCCTGCTCAAGCAGCACTTCCGCGTGCTGGAGGCCGTCAACGGCGACGAGGGCCGGCACCGCGCGCTGGCGGAGCGGCCGGACCTCATCGTGTCGGACGTGATGATGCCCGTCATGTCCGGGCTCCAGATGCTGGCGGCCCTGCGCGAGTCGCCGCAGACGGTGGACATCCCCGTCATCCTCCTCACCGCGCGGCAGGAGGTCTCCGCGAAGGTGGACGCGCTGGGGACGGGCGCCAACGACTACCTGGGCAAGCCCTTCAGCCCCCGCGAGCTGCTGGCGCGAATCGAAACCCAGTTGCGTCTGCGTGACGCGGCGGTGCGCTCGGCGGAGAACGAACGGTTGGCCGCCATCGGCCTGCTCACCTCGGGCTTCGCGCACGAGGTCCGCAATCCGCTCAACGGGCTGATGAACGCGCTGACGCCGCTGAAGGAAGTGATGCGCGACAACAGCCCGGACGCGGACCTGAGCCGGGCCATGCTGGAGGTGATGGAGGAGTGCGGCCAGCGCATCCGCCACCTCGCCGAGTCGCTGCTCTCCTTCACCCGCACGTCGGACACCCCCGTCCTCCTGTCCCTGGACACGCTGCTGGACTCGACGCTGGGCGTGCTGACGTGGCGCGTGCCGTCGGGCGTGACGGTGGAGCGCTCGTACGAGTGCACCGTCCCCGTGCACGGCGACCCGGGCTCGCTCAACCAGGTGTGGCTCAACCTGTTGGACAACGCCCTGCGCGCCGTGGGCGAGCATGGCCGCGTGCAGGTCGCCACGCACCGCGACGGAGAGGACGCCGTCGTCACCATCAGCGACAACGGCGTGGGCATCCGCCAGGAGGACATGGAGCGGCTGTTCCAGCCCTTCTTCTCCACGCGCGCCGCGGGCGAGGGCACGGGGCTGGGCCTCGCGCTGAGCCGGCGCATCGTCGTCCGCCACGGCGGGCGGATTCAGGTCCGGAGCACTCCGGGCAAGGGCACCCAGGTCGAGGTGCGCCTGCCCCTGCGCCCCCCAGGCCGCTCTTCATCGGGCGGCGGGTTGGACGGGCAGGGGGAAGCGCGCGTGGGGCGGCTGGGTTGATCCACGACGCAACCTGACGTGCGGGGGACGACCTGGGGGGCTGGGGAATACTCGGCCGCTTCTGTTGTCCACTCGCGCACGGCCTCGTGGCGGTCTGGTACAGTCAAGTGCTCTTTCCGTCACACCTCCCACCACCACCGAAGGAAACCACGGCATGCAAGGAACCGCAGCGGCGGGCGCTACCCGCCAGGGGCACCCGCCCGGGTTGTACCTCCTGTTCTTCACCGAGATGTGGGAGCGCATGTCGTACTACGGCATGCGAGGTCTGCTCGTCCTCTTCCTGACGAGCACGACCATGGGTGGGTTCGGGTGGAGCCGGGAGGACGCGCTTGGCCTCTACGGCACGTACACCGGGCTGGTCTACCTGACGCCCATCGTGGGCGGCTTCATCGCGGACCGCTTCATCGGTCAGCGCAAGGCCGTGGTGCTCGGTGGCGTGTTGATGATGATAGGCCACCTGGTCCTCGCCATCCCCAACGTGATGATGTTCTACGTGGGCCTGGGGTTCCTCATCATCGGCAATGGCTTCTTCAAGCCCAACATCTCCACGATGGTCGGTGGCCTGTATCCCCAAGGTGACGGCCGTCGCGACGGCGCCTTCACCATCTTCTACATGGGCATCAACGTCGGCGCGATGCTGGGCAACTTCATCTGCGGCACCCTGGGTGAGAGGGTCGGCTGGCACTGGGGCTTCGGCTCCGCTGGCGTCGGCATGCTCCTGGGCCTCGTCGCCTTCGTGCTCCTGCAGAAGAAGTATCTGGGAGATGTGGGGTTGGCTCCCGTGAAGCGCGCGGAGCCCGTCGTCGCTCGGGAGGAAGTCCCCAAGAAGGCCTTCAGCCGCGACGAGATCGACCGCATCGTCGTCATCTTCATCATCGCCATCTTCGTCGTGGCGTTCTGGGCGGGCTTCGAGCAGGCCGGCGGCCTGATGAACCTCTTCACGAACGAGAAGGTGGACCGGACGGTGTTCGGTCAGCTGGTTCCCACGACCTGGTTCCAGAACTTCAACTCGCTCTTCATCGTGCTGCTGGCGCCGGTGTTCGCCGCGCTGTGGAGCTGGCTAGCGGCTCGCGGCAAGGACCCGAGCATCCCGGTCAAGATGGGCATGGGGCTCGTGTTCCTGTCCGTGGGCTTCGTCTTCATGTTGGGCGCCGCCGGCCAGAGCGACGCGGGCGGCAAGGCCGCCGCTCACTGGGTCATCCTGGCGTACCTGTTCCACACCATGGGCGAGCTGTGCCTGTCCCCGGTGGGTCTCTCCATGGTGACCAAGGTCGCGCCTCACCGCATCGTCTCCGCGATGATGGGCGTGTGGTTCCTGGCGAACGCGGCGGCGAACAAGCTGTCCGGCAAGATTGGTGCGGCCTCGGGCCAGCTGGGCGAGTTCGACGTGTTCCTCTACCTCGGCATCGGCTCCGGCATCGCTGGCGCCATCCTCATCGTCGTGGCGCCCATCTTGAAGAAGATGATGCACGGCACTGACCAGCTGAAGCCGGCGGACCCCTCGGGCGACACCGCGCAGGGCGGCACCGCGGCGGCGGCCTGAGTCTGGGGCCTCGGGGGGGCTCGCGCTGACGAGCGCCCCATCCGCGTCCTTCCAGGAAGAGAAGTCATGACGCCGGAGCCTCCCGAGAAACTGGGGCTCCGGCGTTCTTCTTTTCGCGGGGGGAGCGGAGGGCTCGAGGTTGCGTGCCCGGGTGTCACGCCTCGACCCGATGACCCTGGGTGCTGGACTGGCCCCGCCTGGAAGGGGAGGGGCCAGCCCGAGGTGCTTCGTTCAGGCCGACTTGGCGGTGATGCCCGGAGCGGCGGCCTCACCGGACGCCTGCGTCGCGGACGTCTGGTAGTAGTCGCGCACCACGTAGCGACGGGCCACCAGCGCCATGCCCACCGCGGCCACCAGGGCCATGCCGGCGTAGAAGAAGAACTGGCCGGAGCCCGAGAAGACGTTGAGCGCCGCGGCGATGGCCACCGCCACGTTGGCCAGCGTGTTCGTCACCAGCCACACGCTCTGGATGGTGCCCTTCATCTGCCGAGGCGCCTGCGTGTACGCGAACTCCAGGCCCGTGGTGGACATCAGGATTTCGCCCAGCGTCAGCACGACGTACGGGAGAATCTGCCAGGAGATGTTCAGCACCGTGCCGCCTTCCATCGCCACCTGGAAGAAGCCCGCGATGATGAACGACACCGCGCCGAACACGAGGCCCAGCGGCATGCGCCGCAGCGGCGTCAGCTCCCACCCCGCGCGCTGCGACAGCGGGTACACCACGCCCGTCAGCAGGGGGATGAGCAGCATCACCAGCATCGGGTTGACGAACTGCATCTGGCTGGGCTGGAACTCGAACCCCAGGACATTCAGGTCCATGGAGGCCGCCTGGACCACCCAGGTCGAGGCCTTCTGGTCGAAGAGCATCCAGAAGAAGGGCACGAAGGGCAGCATCAGCCCGCTGACGCGGAACACGGCCTTGGCACCCTCGACGGCCTCCTCGGGGTGCTGCGCGCGGGCGCCGTCGAGCCAGTGGCCCGGCTTGCCGCGGTTCTTCAGGGCGCTGAACACCACCTTGAGGAACGAGTGCGGGTTTGCGCCCGTGGGCGGCACGACGACGTAGTGGCGCCGGCCCGCCCAGAAGATGATGGTCGCGATGAACATCAGCACCCCGGGGATGCCGAAGGCCACCGACGGCCCGAAGTTCTTCAGGAGCAGCGGGATGAACAACGACGCGAAGAACGAGCCGAAGTTGATGGTCCAGTAGAAGATGGCGAAGAGCTTCTTCACCAGGTGGCTGTTGGACTCGTTGAACTGGTCTCCCGCCATGGCCGCGACACACGGCTTGATGCCGCCGCTGCCCACCGCGATGAGCGCCAGTCCCGTGTAGAAGCCCGTGGCGTTGTTCTCGAAGACGGCCAGCAGCCCATGGCCGATGCAGTACACGACGCTCAACCAGAGGATGGTCCGGTACTTGCCCCAGAACCGGTCCGCCAGATAGCCACCGATGAGCGGGAAGAAGTACACCCCCGCCATGAAGGTGTGCATCAGGCTCTTGCCCTGGGCGGTGCGCAGGGCAGGGTCCGGCACCTCGTTGAGGAGCAGGTACTGGATGAGGAACATCGTGAGGATGTTCCGCATCCCGTAGAAGCTGAAGCGCTCACACGCTTCGTTACCGATGATGAACGGTATCTGCGGCGGGAACTTGTTGTCCTTCGCAGCGGGACTCTCAGCCATGAGTCAGGGTGCTCCCTGGTGGAGAAAAGTGGGGGCTCAAGCGAGTCAAGCGCCCAACCCTATCCAAGCCCCGGCCTGGACTCCACCGAAGGCCCTCACCGCGACACCTATCTCTCCGGTAACCGGTCCCCCGCTCCACGGAGGGGCAGGCTCATGTCACCCGCGGAGTCCGGTTCGGCGCTCCCGCACCGCGCCTGCCCGCCCTCCCGCATTCCGATGACGGTGTGCCTTTGTTGGTACACCTTAATCTGAGTGCACCCGTTTGACAGGAATTGATAAGGGCCTATCATGTGATCAGCGGTTGAAACTGATTCCGCGAATCACACCCCACCTGTGAAGTCTTCCTCCAAGGTGGACGGGGGGTTGGGGGTGAATGAAGGCACCCCCGCCCCCCGCTCCATGTTTTGGACGGGCCGGACTGTCAGCGCAGCGCGCCATTCGCCAGCGGCGCGGGTCCATCCACGCGCTTGCCCACGCGCGCGCGCCGTGACTTGCCCAGCACGTGCGCCAGGTAGCGGCCCGTGTGGCTGCCGACCACCTTGGCGACGCTCTCCGGCGTGCCCACGGCCATCACCTGGCCTCCGCCGGCGCCGCCCTCGGGCCCCATGTCGATGAGCCAGTCCGCGCTCTTGATGACATCCAGGTTGTGCTCGATGACGAGCACGCTGTTGCCCGCGGCCACCAGCCGGTTGAGCACGGACAGCAGCTTGCGGATGTCCTCGAAGTGCAGGCCGGTGGTGGGCTCATCCAGGATGTAGAGCGTGCGGCCGGTGGCCACGCGCGCCAGCTCTCGCGCCAGCTTGATGCGCTGGGCCTCGCCGCCGGACAGGGTGGGGGAGGGCTGTCCCAGGCGGATGTAGCCCAGGCCCACGTCGCTCAGCGTCTGGAGCACGCGCATGATGTCCTTGTGCGCGCTGAAGTGCTCCATCGCCTCGCGCACGCTCATGTCCAGCGTCTCCGCGATGTTCTTCCCCTTGTAGCGCACGCGCAGCGTCGCCTCGTTGAAGCGCTTGCCGCCGCACACCTCGCAGGGCACGTACACGTCCGCCAGGAAGTGCATCTCCACCAGCTTGACGCCGTCGCCCTCGCACGCCTCGCACCGGCCGCCCTTCACGTTGAAGCTGAAGCGCCCCGGGCCATAGCCGAACGCGCGGGCCTCCGGCGTCAGCGCGAACACGTCGCGGATGGTGTCGAACAGCTTCGTGTACGTGGCGGGGTTGCTGCGCGGCGTGCGGCCGATGGGCCGCTGGTCGATGTCGATGACCTTGTCCAGGTGCTCCACGCCCAGCACGGCCTTGTGCTTGCCGGGGGCCTCGCGGCTCTCGTACAGGTGCC
Encoded here:
- a CDS encoding peptide MFS transporter; its protein translation is MQGTAAAGATRQGHPPGLYLLFFTEMWERMSYYGMRGLLVLFLTSTTMGGFGWSREDALGLYGTYTGLVYLTPIVGGFIADRFIGQRKAVVLGGVLMMIGHLVLAIPNVMMFYVGLGFLIIGNGFFKPNISTMVGGLYPQGDGRRDGAFTIFYMGINVGAMLGNFICGTLGERVGWHWGFGSAGVGMLLGLVAFVLLQKKYLGDVGLAPVKRAEPVVAREEVPKKAFSRDEIDRIVVIFIIAIFVVAFWAGFEQAGGLMNLFTNEKVDRTVFGQLVPTTWFQNFNSLFIVLLAPVFAALWSWLAARGKDPSIPVKMGMGLVFLSVGFVFMLGAAGQSDAGGKAAAHWVILAYLFHTMGELCLSPVGLSMVTKVAPHRIVSAMMGVWFLANAAANKLSGKIGAASGQLGEFDVFLYLGIGSGIAGAILIVVAPILKKMMHGTDQLKPADPSGDTAQGGTAAAA
- a CDS encoding POT family MFS transporter, which codes for MAESPAAKDNKFPPQIPFIIGNEACERFSFYGMRNILTMFLIQYLLLNEVPDPALRTAQGKSLMHTFMAGVYFFPLIGGYLADRFWGKYRTILWLSVVYCIGHGLLAVFENNATGFYTGLALIAVGSGGIKPCVAAMAGDQFNESNSHLVKKLFAIFYWTINFGSFFASLFIPLLLKNFGPSVAFGIPGVLMFIATIIFWAGRRHYVVVPPTGANPHSFLKVVFSALKNRGKPGHWLDGARAQHPEEAVEGAKAVFRVSGLMLPFVPFFWMLFDQKASTWVVQAASMDLNVLGFEFQPSQMQFVNPMLVMLLIPLLTGVVYPLSQRAGWELTPLRRMPLGLVFGAVSFIIAGFFQVAMEGGTVLNISWQILPYVVLTLGEILMSTTGLEFAYTQAPRQMKGTIQSVWLVTNTLANVAVAIAAALNVFSGSGQFFFYAGMALVAAVGMALVARRYVVRDYYQTSATQASGEAAAPGITAKSA
- a CDS encoding ATP-binding protein; protein product: MGGSEPPDNAPEVSVRTTSTLLLYFERTYGVERLKALWARHDVPLSLEYLRTHANYISLRFLERLATLLMEASGDARFMRNAGLFLATPEAMGFAYYLLRAFGSPRMCYLKTIELAPSYNRVGNFHVEQLEQKRLVLTYSSKIPETGRDICELRMGQFASIPTIWGLPPAEVRESECQVLGASVCRYHLTWTDPLTQWGHHLGLFLGTVGGLVAGSLGLAHPIFGAVSLAMAGFAVGGWWDGRRELRGKDEALRSQNQAVMGSLMELQQRYDEIFRANVALEDRVAERTQALKESNSKLEESLARQQELDRLKSEFFDNVSHELRTPLTLILLTLESLERRGAEDSSPEVVLQHVATMERSAQRLLRLINNLLDLAQMESGKARLRYAPLELFGFLSTVLPPFLTMAERQGVSLRLEGAAVATVEVDHERMDIVFQNLLSNALKFTQTGGVTVRVSETEHEVLVDVEDTGQGISAQDTKVIFDRFAQADNSGTRRFGGTGIGLALVKETLELHEGGISVTSELGKGSTFHVRLPKGRAHIREELRERRRAEMPVRRERRGSGSFPTVDSGGAESGRPSVSTVARDHAGPGPESPRILVVEDDPEIRGYIAGLLKQHFRVLEAVNGDEGRHRALAERPDLIVSDVMMPVMSGLQMLAALRESPQTVDIPVILLTARQEVSAKVDALGTGANDYLGKPFSPRELLARIETQLRLRDAAVRSAENERLAAIGLLTSGFAHEVRNPLNGLMNALTPLKEVMRDNSPDADLSRAMLEVMEECGQRIRHLAESLLSFTRTSDTPVLLSLDTLLDSTLGVLTWRVPSGVTVERSYECTVPVHGDPGSLNQVWLNLLDNALRAVGEHGRVQVATHRDGEDAVVTISDNGVGIRQEDMERLFQPFFSTRAAGEGTGLGLALSRRIVVRHGGRIQVRSTPGKGTQVEVRLPLRPPGRSSSGGGLDGQGEARVGRLG